Proteins co-encoded in one Odontesthes bonariensis isolate fOdoBon6 chromosome 24, fOdoBon6.hap1, whole genome shotgun sequence genomic window:
- the eya4 gene encoding protein phosphatase EYA4 isoform X7, translating to MEASQDLSEQMVKKSHSESHVPDPSDARSMEMQDLASPHNRVGGGDSTGSKLDKNNLGSPSITTNGTGGESMTVLNTADWLLGCSSPPPASGSKDYVKTEPMNNSDTVTTTGDTALDTYAGSVITSSGYSPRSAHQYSPPLYPSKPYPHILSTPAAPPMPTYAGQPQFSSMQQSTVYTAYSQTGQAYGLSTYDLGVMLPGIKTETGLTQSQSPLQTGLSYSPSFTTPQPGQTAYSPYQMPGSSFTPSSGLYTTNNSVSNPANYTATQQDYPSYTTFGQNQYPQYYSASTYGTYMTSNSVDGTGSTAAYQLQDPTPAMTGQAAELHPGDFDTVQSPSTPIKELDDRACRSGGSKSRGRGRKNNPSPPPDSDLERVFVWDLDETIIVFHSLLTGSYAQKYGKDPPMAVTLGLRMEEMIFNLADTHLFFNDLEECDQVHIDDVSSDDNGQDLSCNQRQPVPCNGCPRRGRLDEETGLPLPTGQRVV from the exons GTGAAGAAATCACACAGTGAATCTCATGTTCCAGACCCTTCAGACGCCAG GTCTATGGAAATGCAGGACCTAGCCAGTCCTCATAACCGTGTCGGAGGCGGAGATTCAACAGGCTCCAAGCTGGACAAGAACAACCTCGGCAGCCCCTCCATTACCACCAATGGAACTGGAG GTGAAAGCATGACCGTTCTAAACACGGCTGATTGGCTGTTGGGCTGCAGCAGCCCACCCCCTGCCTCGGGTTCCAAGGACTATG TGAAAACAGAGCCTATGAACAACAGCGATACAGTTACTACGACAGGCGACACAGCACTGGACACATATGCCGGCTCAG TGATCACCAGCAGCGGGTACAGCCCTCGTTCAGCCCACCAGTACTCTCCCCCCCTCTACCCTTCAAA GCCCTATCCTCACATCCTCTCCACGCCGGCAGCACCCCCTATGCCGACGTATGCTGGCCAACCTCAGTTTAGCAGCATGCAGCAGTCAACCGTGTATACAGCCTACTCACAGACAGGACAGGCCTATGGACTGTCCACCTACG ACCTCGGTGTGATGCTTCCAGGCATTAAGACAGAGACTGGCCTAACCCAGAGTCAGTCTCCACTGCAGACAGGCCTCAGCTACAGCCCCAGCTTCACCACACCTCAGCCCGGACAGACTGCCTACTCCCCCTATCAAATGCCAG GTTCCAGTTTCACTCCGTCCTCAGGCCTCTACACCACCAATAACTCAGTGTCCAACCCCGCCAACTACACTGCCACACAGCAG GATTATCCCTCATACACAACGTTTGGCCAAAACCAGTATCCGCAGTATTACTCTGCCTCCACTTATGGGACATATATGACCTCCAACAGCGTGGATGGCACAGGGTCCACAGCAGCCTACCAGCTGCAAGATCCCACCCCCGCCATGACAGGACAGGCTGCTGAACTTCACCCAG GGGACTTTGATACAGTGCAGAGCCCTTCCACGCCCATCAAAGAGCTGGATGACAGAGCCTGCCGGAGTGGGGGGTCCAAGTCACGCGGCAGGGGCCGCAAAAACAACCCCTCTCCTCCCCCTGACAGTGACCTGGAG AGGGTGTTTGTGTGGGATCTGGACGAGACAATTATcgtcttccactccctgctcaCGGGCTCTTATGCACAGAAATATGGCAAG GACCCTCCCATGGCGGTTACGCTTGGTCTGAGGATGGAGGAGATGATTTTCAACTTGGCCGACACGCACTTATTCTTTAATGATCTGGAG GAATGTGATCAGGTGCATATTGATGATGTGTCGTCAGACGACAATGGCCAGGACTTAAG CTGCAACCAGCGCCAACCTGTGCCTTGCAACGGGTGTCCGCGGCGGGGTCGACTGGATGAGGAAACTGGCCTTCCGCTACCGACGGGTCAAAGAGTTGTATAG